One window of the Candidatus Dependentiae bacterium genome contains the following:
- a CDS encoding right-handed parallel beta-helix repeat-containing protein — protein sequence MNLIKRVFLLILILTVPCITHAIDCDFLITQTNIDGGLTIDQAGVWCFFETTTFVEDTGITITTTGVTLDLQGFSFEGTQVGTRAISIEQVAEVTIQNGAIKDILGNGIEVAGTTEVIIDNITMHNVGGDGIHIANAYLVDAMNCTIELTDGVGVNLASDTHDIALSHCTTTSATNTGFLLEGTDCLVHLCISQRTRGTGTGYVLAGSSITTSFSNARYNINGYQVSGDNNVIKQSYIGNNSADGILVLAGATDNIFLGNRLQWNAGYGIRGTGGTLNTAQSNSAEQNGLGNFYRIINLQ from the coding sequence ATGAATCTAATAAAACGCGTTTTTTTACTTATCTTAATATTAACCGTTCCGTGTATTACGCACGCAATTGATTGTGACTTTCTCATAACACAAACCAATATAGATGGCGGATTAACTATTGATCAAGCAGGTGTGTGGTGTTTTTTTGAAACTACTACGTTTGTTGAAGATACCGGTATTACTATTACAACCACTGGTGTTACCCTTGATTTGCAAGGATTTTCATTTGAAGGTACGCAAGTTGGTACCCGTGCAATTAGCATAGAGCAGGTAGCAGAAGTTACTATTCAAAATGGTGCGATTAAAGATATTTTAGGTAATGGTATAGAAGTAGCTGGAACCACAGAAGTTATTATAGATAATATAACAATGCATAATGTTGGTGGTGATGGTATACATATAGCTAATGCATATCTGGTAGACGCAATGAATTGTACTATAGAACTAACTGATGGTGTTGGCGTAAATTTAGCGAGTGATACACATGATATTGCGCTTTCACATTGTACTACTACTTCTGCAACAAATACTGGATTTTTGCTAGAGGGTACTGACTGCTTAGTGCATTTATGTATAAGTCAACGTACACGTGGTACTGGTACAGGATATGTGTTAGCAGGAAGTAGCATTACGACATCATTCAGCAATGCGCGCTATAATATAAACGGGTATCAAGTATCGGGCGATAATAACGTTATTAAACAGAGTTACATAGGTAACAATAGTGCTGATGGTATATTGGTACTTGCCGGTGCAACAGACAATATATTCTTGGGAAATAGACTGCAATGGAATGCGGGTTATGGTATCCGAGGAACTGGTGGTACCCTAAATACCGCACAATCAAATTCAGCAGAGCAAAATGGTCTGGGTAATTTTTATAGAATTATCAACTTACAATAA
- the metG gene encoding methionine--tRNA ligase, producing MLNNHMSKNKFYVTTPIYYVTAKPHLGSLYSTLLADVLARWNKLAGKDVFFLTGTDEYGQKVARAAEVAGKKPQEFVDSFIPAYTSTWHTYEIDYSKFIRTTDKAHMQGVYALIKTLLASGDIYKDSYTGWYCTPCETFVTAKSFEDKTEKPLCPSCGRETEMVSEETYFFKLSAYQDKLLQLYKDNPTFVIPKERLHEVISFVESGLKDLSISRTTVKWGIPFPDDVEHRVYVWLDALSNYITGIGYGDPHRAAEFNKWWPADIQILGKDIVRFHAVYWPAFLMAAGLPLPKHMLVHGWIQVNKQKMSKSFGNVVDPIALQETYGVDAVRYFLTRYIPVNQDGEFSTGQLERAIETDLANDLGNLLNRMVGLAEKHATMALTPPAIWGQAALAVRDECWNMLEDVQEYMQECMFHLALGRIWKFINIVNAYFHEQEPWKIAKSNPTQFMEVLSATAHGLHAIAVLLWSVMPRKMEALLDSLGVSFTLHGNMLDALDENPWQLTYQLKKIPTLFAKPIEAAVSTDEIKKQEEPVVDNNYITIDDVIKVELLVGTIEQCESVTNSDKLLQFQVNFGPKGMRQILAGIKKHYAPTDLIGKQGVFIFNLKPRKLLGTESQGMMLIAYDADGKPQLVRPAVEVPNGTRLQ from the coding sequence ATGCTGAATAATCATATGTCTAAAAACAAATTCTATGTGACTACTCCCATTTATTATGTAACTGCCAAACCTCATCTTGGCTCTTTGTACTCCACGCTCCTTGCAGATGTCCTTGCTCGTTGGAACAAGCTAGCAGGCAAAGACGTTTTTTTTCTGACCGGAACCGATGAATATGGTCAAAAGGTAGCACGTGCAGCAGAAGTTGCAGGCAAAAAACCGCAAGAATTTGTAGATAGTTTTATTCCGGCATATACTTCTACTTGGCATACGTATGAGATTGATTACTCAAAGTTTATTCGCACCACTGATAAAGCGCATATGCAAGGTGTCTATGCATTAATCAAGACATTATTGGCATCGGGTGATATTTATAAAGATTCGTATACCGGTTGGTATTGCACCCCGTGTGAAACATTTGTTACCGCAAAATCATTTGAAGACAAGACAGAAAAGCCACTATGCCCGTCATGTGGCCGTGAAACTGAAATGGTCTCAGAAGAGACTTATTTTTTCAAACTATCTGCGTACCAAGATAAATTATTACAACTCTATAAAGACAATCCAACGTTTGTGATTCCCAAAGAACGTTTACATGAAGTTATCAGTTTTGTTGAATCAGGGCTCAAAGATTTGAGTATTTCACGCACTACGGTCAAATGGGGTATTCCATTTCCAGATGATGTTGAGCATCGCGTGTATGTATGGCTTGATGCGTTGAGCAATTATATTACCGGTATTGGCTATGGCGACCCACACAGAGCAGCAGAATTCAATAAGTGGTGGCCTGCAGATATCCAAATTTTAGGTAAAGATATTGTGCGATTCCATGCGGTTTATTGGCCGGCATTTCTGATGGCAGCCGGTTTGCCATTACCAAAGCATATGTTGGTGCATGGTTGGATTCAAGTTAATAAACAAAAAATGTCAAAATCATTTGGTAATGTGGTTGATCCTATTGCATTGCAAGAAACATATGGGGTTGATGCAGTGCGTTATTTTTTAACGCGCTATATTCCGGTTAATCAAGATGGTGAGTTCAGCACCGGACAATTAGAACGTGCCATTGAGACTGATTTAGCCAATGATTTGGGCAACCTCCTTAACCGCATGGTTGGTCTTGCAGAAAAGCATGCTACCATGGCACTTACCCCACCGGCCATTTGGGGACAGGCAGCGCTTGCAGTGCGTGATGAATGTTGGAATATGCTTGAAGATGTCCAAGAATACATGCAGGAATGTATGTTCCATTTGGCACTCGGTCGTATATGGAAATTTATTAATATAGTGAATGCATATTTTCATGAACAGGAACCATGGAAAATTGCTAAATCAAACCCAACGCAATTTATGGAAGTTTTGTCTGCAACAGCGCATGGCTTGCATGCTATTGCCGTGTTATTGTGGTCAGTGATGCCGCGCAAAATGGAAGCATTACTTGATAGCCTTGGCGTCAGCTTTACATTGCATGGTAATATGCTCGATGCACTTGATGAAAACCCATGGCAGCTTACATACCAGTTGAAAAAAATTCCTACCTTATTTGCAAAACCAATAGAGGCTGCAGTGAGTACAGACGAGATCAAAAAACAAGAAGAGCCAGTAGTGGACAATAATTATATTACCATTGATGACGTGATCAAAGTTGAGTTGTTGGTGGGCACTATTGAACAATGCGAATCAGTCACAAATTCTGACAAATTGTTACAATTTCAAGTAAACTTTGGCCCCAAAGGTATGCGCCAAATTCTTGCTGGCATAAAAAAACATTATGCTCCAACGGATTTGATTGGCAAACAAGGTGTGTTTATTTTTAACCTCAAGCCACGCAAACTACTTGGTACAGAATCGCAAGGTATGATGCTGATTGCGTATGATGCTGATGGCAAACCACAATTAGTCAGACCCGCAGTTGAGGTACCGAATGGTACGAGATTGCAGTAA
- a CDS encoding spermidine/putrescine ABC transporter substrate-binding protein: protein MNRTIMRWIIRICMIIVVLSGIALFLYAPSFIRRWYPEKSINILVWPTEIDAQYLTEFEQKTGIKVNINYIETNEELFIKMRAAQGSGYDLIMLSDHIVKLMIKEGLLTQLDKSRLSFFNQFYPALLGHYFDPHNTYTIPYFWDVYGLGINTTYYGGYLPEVSWNLVFDKNKVHDKVGMLEDRREIILIATKYLCGDIMKLRDPDCMQAVKKLLREQKEWVAAYTDMRVSYLLGSETVPVSIAVMSDVLRLNELHPEIVFRVPEEGGFAIIDSFAIPRGSNKQEYVYEFLNYLYTPRILEKYLNKYDLYSPIVGIKLKGVKQAAVIPTQKMFKNLDFYHSVVEEKIFDQMWIDIIS, encoded by the coding sequence ATGAACAGAACTATCATGCGGTGGATTATCCGTATATGTATGATTATAGTAGTCTTGAGTGGTATTGCCTTATTTTTATATGCACCGTCATTTATTCGCAGGTGGTATCCCGAAAAAAGTATCAATATTCTGGTATGGCCTACCGAAATTGATGCACAGTACTTAACTGAATTTGAACAAAAAACTGGCATTAAGGTAAACATCAATTATATAGAAACAAATGAAGAATTGTTTATTAAAATGCGTGCAGCTCAAGGTTCTGGTTATGACTTAATTATGCTTTCTGACCATATTGTTAAGTTAATGATTAAAGAAGGGTTACTTACACAATTGGACAAATCACGGCTGTCATTTTTTAATCAATTTTATCCGGCATTGCTTGGTCATTATTTTGATCCGCATAATACATATACTATTCCATATTTTTGGGATGTGTATGGTTTGGGCATTAATACTACCTATTATGGCGGCTATTTGCCGGAGGTATCATGGAATTTGGTATTTGATAAAAATAAAGTGCATGACAAAGTTGGGATGCTGGAAGATCGACGAGAAATAATTTTAATTGCTACCAAATATTTGTGTGGTGATATTATGAAGTTGAGAGATCCAGATTGTATGCAGGCAGTTAAAAAACTGTTGCGCGAACAAAAAGAATGGGTTGCTGCATATACTGATATGCGTGTTTCATATTTACTTGGATCAGAAACGGTCCCTGTGTCTATTGCCGTGATGTCTGATGTGCTTCGCCTCAATGAACTACATCCTGAAATTGTCTTTAGAGTTCCTGAAGAAGGTGGCTTTGCTATTATAGATAGCTTTGCAATACCACGTGGTAGTAACAAACAAGAATATGTGTATGAATTTCTTAACTACTTATATACACCACGTATCTTAGAAAAATATCTTAATAAATATGACCTGTATTCACCGATTGTTGGCATCAAATTAAAAGGAGTCAAACAAGCGGCTGTCATACCTACGCAAAAAATGTTCAAAAACTTAGATTTTTATCACAGTGTTGTTGAAGAAAAAATATTTGATCAAATGTGGATTGATATCATTTCTTAA
- a CDS encoding ABC transporter permease, translating into MNLTKKIGRTLFPVAVSLLYFFLYVPILVLVFFSFNTDPYAFAWKGFTIKWYIRLFKSVEIWHALQNSLIVAVVSATLSVSLGMLFVVYMKRKYLAQTQLFFYGILAIPEVVLAVSMLSLFYFMNVPFGFTTLIAGHTLLGLGYVIPIVYTQFSSLDRRVIEAAYDLGATREQVLRTIIVPLLRPALLSGGLLAFVISLDDFVFSFFCSGASAQTLPIYIFAMIKTGASPVIAVLSTFLLMVSSMMIFVVVFVQAKKLHMVQQ; encoded by the coding sequence ATGAATTTAACTAAAAAAATAGGTAGAACATTGTTTCCTGTTGCAGTGAGCTTGTTATATTTCTTTTTATATGTCCCTATTCTTGTGCTCGTATTTTTTTCTTTTAATACAGATCCTTATGCATTTGCATGGAAGGGCTTTACCATTAAGTGGTATATACGTTTATTCAAATCAGTAGAAATATGGCATGCATTGCAAAATTCTCTTATTGTCGCGGTAGTATCAGCTACGTTGAGTGTTTCATTAGGTATGTTATTTGTGGTATACATGAAGCGTAAATATCTTGCACAAACACAGTTGTTTTTTTATGGTATCTTGGCCATACCTGAAGTAGTGCTTGCGGTTAGTATGTTGAGCCTTTTTTATTTTATGAATGTACCATTTGGGTTTACTACATTGATTGCAGGGCATACGCTACTTGGTTTGGGATATGTTATTCCGATTGTATATACCCAATTTAGTTCGCTTGATAGACGCGTCATTGAGGCTGCCTATGACTTAGGAGCTACGCGAGAGCAAGTGCTTAGAACTATTATTGTTCCTTTATTGCGCCCCGCATTATTATCAGGAGGGTTGTTGGCATTTGTAATTTCACTTGATGATTTTGTATTTTCATTTTTCTGCTCAGGAGCCTCGGCGCAAACACTACCTATTTATATTTTTGCTATGATCAAAACAGGAGCGTCGCCAGTGATTGCGGTACTTTCTACATTCTTATTAATGGTTAGTAGTATGATGATATTCGTTGTTGTATTTGTACAAGCTAAAAAATTACATATGGTACAACAATGA
- a CDS encoding ABC transporter permease, whose protein sequence is MNKQSLRAAIAREIPFLFSLPALVWLIAFLCVPIVILGYLSVATSVYPFISLQKYVHMFDMVHVRIITRSLLLSFCTVATCLLCAYPIAYFIVIKSGRWKNLFLFFLMIPLWTNFLIQVYGWFFILERNGLINSLLLKIGIIKDPLYLSNNLFSIFVVMVYCYLPFMILPLYTILEKLNLQLLEASADLGASAWQTFTRITLPLSMPGIRTGVLLTYVLSFGEFAIPTLVGGGKYMMVGNLISYYFLVMRDISLGSAFTLVSGMVLLSITSFLYWYLGKWCLEDSSGADV, encoded by the coding sequence ATGAATAAACAATCATTGCGTGCAGCAATTGCACGAGAAATTCCATTTTTATTTTCATTACCAGCATTAGTTTGGTTAATTGCCTTTTTGTGTGTACCAATTGTTATCCTTGGTTACTTAAGTGTAGCTACATCCGTGTATCCATTTATTTCTTTACAAAAATATGTGCATATGTTTGATATGGTGCATGTACGTATCATAACTCGGTCATTACTATTGAGTTTTTGCACGGTGGCCACTTGTTTATTATGTGCGTACCCCATTGCCTATTTTATTGTGATAAAGTCTGGTCGCTGGAAAAACTTGTTTTTATTTTTTCTTATGATTCCACTATGGACGAATTTTTTAATTCAAGTCTATGGTTGGTTTTTTATACTAGAGCGTAATGGGTTAATTAATTCGTTATTGCTCAAAATTGGTATTATCAAAGATCCGCTATATTTATCCAATAACTTATTTTCTATTTTTGTAGTGATGGTCTATTGTTACTTACCCTTTATGATTTTGCCTCTCTATACTATTTTAGAAAAATTAAATCTTCAGTTGTTGGAAGCATCTGCTGATTTGGGTGCATCTGCGTGGCAAACGTTCACCCGAATTACTTTACCATTATCAATGCCGGGTATTCGTACCGGTGTGTTGCTTACGTATGTGCTTAGTTTTGGTGAGTTTGCTATTCCTACCTTAGTGGGTGGTGGTAAATATATGATGGTAGGTAATTTGATTTCGTATTATTTTTTGGTCATGCGTGACATTAGTCTTGGATCTGCGTTTACCTTAGTAAGCGGTATGGTCCTTCTATCTATTACTTCATTTTTATATTGGTATCTTGGCAAATGGTGTTTAGAAGATTCATCAGGGGCAGACGTATGA
- a CDS encoding ABC transporter ATP-binding protein, with the protein MKSIKLDNISKSFHGELILENTSLTIPKGTFFALLGPSGSGKTTILRLIAGLEQPDKGHIFMGDEDITHVPLNERRINTVFQNYALFPHMNVFDNVAYSLHLKKVPAEEIERKVTKILKTVHLEKHMYKSIDQLSGGQQQRVALARAIVNEPEVLLLDEPLAALDLKLRERMLIELIDLQGELKTTFIYVTHDQFEALTVADQMAIMNADGEIEQVGTPRQIYEFPISSFVAQFVGTTNIFKGVLHRTPTGDYLEVEGLGQLSVVVRPEMTWAQNGSTVFMSLRPEKICISKKPLEGFSNHLKGVVRALVYYGRSTQYNVQLSNGMIVHVFEQNEEHFTKDVIDYDDEVYVYWQKENVVLLER; encoded by the coding sequence ATGAAAAGCATAAAGCTAGATAATATAAGTAAGTCGTTTCATGGTGAACTTATCTTAGAAAACACTTCACTTACCATTCCCAAGGGTACGTTTTTTGCGTTGTTGGGGCCAAGTGGCAGCGGTAAAACAACTATACTGCGTCTTATTGCTGGCCTTGAGCAACCTGACAAGGGACATATTTTTATGGGTGATGAAGATATAACGCATGTGCCATTGAATGAACGCCGTATTAATACGGTGTTTCAAAATTATGCCCTGTTTCCTCACATGAATGTATTTGATAATGTTGCATATAGTTTGCACCTAAAAAAGGTTCCTGCAGAAGAAATTGAGCGTAAAGTTACCAAGATTCTAAAAACAGTACACCTTGAAAAACACATGTATAAATCAATAGACCAATTATCTGGTGGCCAACAGCAACGAGTAGCTTTAGCGCGTGCTATTGTCAATGAACCAGAAGTGCTGCTTTTAGACGAGCCGTTAGCGGCGCTTGATTTAAAGTTGCGCGAACGCATGTTGATTGAGTTAATTGATTTGCAGGGTGAACTCAAAACTACATTTATCTATGTAACACATGATCAATTTGAAGCATTAACGGTAGCAGATCAGATGGCCATTATGAATGCTGATGGTGAGATTGAGCAAGTAGGTACACCGCGTCAAATTTATGAATTTCCTATCTCATCATTCGTAGCACAATTTGTGGGTACAACTAATATCTTTAAAGGGGTACTCCATCGTACGCCAACCGGTGATTATCTTGAGGTGGAAGGCCTGGGTCAATTATCTGTAGTTGTACGGCCGGAAATGACATGGGCACAAAACGGATCTACTGTTTTTATGAGTTTACGCCCAGAAAAAATATGCATTAGTAAAAAACCATTAGAAGGTTTTTCTAATCATCTGAAGGGTGTGGTACGCGCTTTGGTGTATTACGGTCGGTCAACACAATACAATGTACAACTATCCAATGGTATGATAGTGCATGTCTTTGAACAAAATGAAGAACATTTTACAAAAGACGTTATTGATTATGACGATGAAGTGTATGTTTATTGGCAAAAAGAAAACGTGGTGTTATTGGAGCGATGA
- a CDS encoding acylphosphatase, with product MYKCLKITFNANFPEGFLQDFVQKNAKDLGIEGTVQIMNMNNKVRIVACGDKDKVDEFLDLLHKGTAQYIPEDIEAEGFTKDKDYRGVFRIIE from the coding sequence ATGTATAAATGTTTGAAGATAACCTTCAATGCTAATTTTCCTGAAGGATTCCTCCAGGATTTTGTCCAAAAAAATGCAAAAGATCTTGGTATAGAGGGTACGGTCCAAATTATGAATATGAACAACAAGGTACGGATTGTAGCCTGTGGCGACAAAGACAAGGTAGATGAGTTTCTTGATCTACTGCATAAAGGTACGGCTCAATATATCCCAGAAGATATAGAAGCAGAAGGATTTACTAAGGATAAAGATTACCGCGGTGTGTTTCGAATTATTGAGTAA
- the gltX gene encoding glutamate--tRNA ligase: protein MNKDTIRLRFAPAPTGMMHLGNVRTALMNYLFAQQKNGTFIIRVEDTDFQRNFDPEATHIIQDLQWLGIDFNEGPGKGGPRGPYFQSKRTDLYAEKRAELEHKGLAYRCFCTQEDLEKKRTRQQALKQPPRYDRTCTKLTDDEIVLLLEKKTPFIWRFKFDQNTSVTIVDLARGAITFDLKNFSDFPITRQDGSFTFLFANFVDDMLMGITHVFRGEDHLSNTASQAALYHAFNAPLPVFWHMPILCNIDGKKLSKRDFGFSLRDLKDAGFVPEAIVNYLAIIGGSFKEEIMSLKELAQTFDFEHIHATGQIKYDVEKLKWMNHKWIAQYTPEQLSLACKPYLYAAYPQAQQLDDATLTTILNIIRTDLVTLADCVPALRFYFEPPVLTLKLFTRVHKENVQPHAEIIRLHIADIKDHDLLINNIKMSAKKQNIPLKEIFWFIRLALMGKANGPSIHDLLAMLGTDEAKQRLEKALQLFQ, encoded by the coding sequence ATGAATAAAGATACAATCCGCCTGCGTTTTGCCCCTGCGCCAACCGGCATGATGCATCTGGGCAATGTCCGTACCGCTCTCATGAACTACCTGTTTGCTCAACAAAAGAATGGCACCTTTATTATTCGTGTTGAAGATACTGATTTTCAACGTAACTTTGATCCGGAAGCTACTCATATAATTCAAGACTTGCAGTGGCTTGGTATCGATTTTAATGAAGGACCTGGTAAAGGCGGTCCACGCGGCCCTTATTTTCAATCCAAGCGAACCGATCTCTATGCTGAAAAACGCGCCGAACTGGAACATAAAGGATTGGCATACCGTTGTTTTTGCACACAAGAGGACCTTGAAAAAAAACGTACTCGCCAACAAGCGCTTAAACAGCCCCCACGTTATGATCGCACATGTACTAAATTAACTGATGATGAAATTGTGCTTTTACTTGAAAAAAAGACCCCTTTTATTTGGCGCTTTAAATTCGATCAAAACACTTCTGTTACTATTGTTGATTTGGCACGCGGCGCAATTACTTTTGATTTGAAAAATTTTTCAGATTTTCCAATCACACGCCAAGATGGCAGTTTTACCTTCTTATTCGCTAATTTTGTTGATGATATGTTAATGGGTATTACGCACGTGTTCAGAGGAGAGGATCACTTGAGCAACACGGCAAGCCAAGCAGCACTGTACCATGCATTCAACGCACCATTACCCGTATTTTGGCACATGCCTATTTTGTGTAATATTGATGGTAAAAAATTATCAAAGCGCGATTTTGGATTTTCATTACGTGATTTGAAAGATGCGGGATTTGTACCTGAGGCTATAGTTAATTATTTGGCTATTATTGGGGGTTCATTTAAAGAAGAAATTATGTCACTCAAAGAGCTTGCCCAAACATTTGATTTTGAACATATACATGCAACTGGCCAAATTAAGTATGATGTAGAAAAACTCAAATGGATGAATCATAAGTGGATTGCACAATATACACCGGAGCAACTGTCTCTTGCATGCAAACCGTATTTATATGCAGCATATCCACAAGCACAACAACTAGACGATGCTACATTAACAACTATCTTAAACATTATTAGAACTGATTTAGTAACCTTAGCAGACTGCGTCCCAGCTTTGCGGTTTTATTTCGAGCCACCGGTGCTTACACTAAAATTATTTACTCGAGTACATAAAGAAAATGTACAACCTCATGCTGAAATTATACGCTTACACATAGCAGATATTAAAGATCATGATCTCTTAATAAATAATATTAAGATGTCGGCAAAAAAACAAAATATTCCGCTTAAAGAAATCTTCTGGTTCATACGTTTAGCTTTAATGGGTAAAGCAAATGGGCCATCGATTCACGATTTATTGGCCATGCTGGGCACGGATGAGGCAAAACAACGATTAGAAAAGGCACTACAACTGTTCCAATGA
- a CDS encoding APC family permease has product MSTDSSSKIGVSTATIIGMNAMIGAGIFTAPAALASNVGPAGILAYIFVVIAVWFLAQSLARLAGLYPEEGAFYVYAQQWGGHLMGMIASWTYFTGLLIAMGLLSQVAGFYLQPFFPQFSPYALGLCTLIALTLLNMFGVALSELGQQILIVCTTFPIIATTIMCLTKVDTNLLVPFAPYGMRNVFQATRAVIFGFFGFECAASLFAIVKDPQKNVPRALTYSIILVGSLYTLFVASLILSTPLELFVSSSIRIPDILQMTFTDKPWLITAIHISILSAVLGTIHSMIWSSSALLISLMKKVKNNTVKTLLNNNIINAKTSVLLVGLCIFISFSSINKIDLFFSLTAVFIVCAYLLSIITLLTLRAEWESGQNIKTLIGIVAALTILYFALEGLVLEIAKLV; this is encoded by the coding sequence ATGTCTACAGACAGTTCTTCAAAAATTGGAGTAAGCACCGCCACCATCATTGGTATGAATGCTATGATTGGTGCTGGTATTTTTACTGCGCCAGCTGCTTTAGCTTCTAATGTGGGGCCTGCAGGAATCTTGGCTTATATTTTTGTAGTTATTGCTGTCTGGTTTTTAGCTCAATCATTAGCGCGTCTTGCAGGATTGTATCCTGAAGAAGGCGCATTCTATGTCTATGCTCAACAATGGGGCGGCCACTTAATGGGAATGATTGCAAGTTGGACATATTTTACCGGATTACTCATTGCTATGGGTTTATTATCTCAAGTTGCAGGATTTTATCTGCAACCATTCTTCCCACAATTTTCACCTTATGCTTTAGGGCTGTGTACCTTAATAGCTTTGACGCTGTTGAATATGTTTGGCGTTGCATTATCAGAATTGGGACAACAAATTCTTATTGTATGTACTACTTTCCCCATTATTGCTACAACTATCATGTGCTTGACTAAAGTAGATACAAATTTATTGGTGCCTTTTGCACCATATGGCATGCGTAATGTATTTCAGGCAACACGAGCAGTAATATTTGGGTTTTTTGGTTTTGAATGTGCCGCATCATTATTTGCCATTGTCAAAGACCCACAAAAAAACGTCCCTCGTGCACTTACCTACTCAATTATACTAGTCGGCTCTTTGTACACATTATTTGTGGCATCACTTATACTATCAACACCTCTGGAACTTTTTGTTAGTTCTTCAATTCGCATTCCAGATATTTTACAAATGACCTTTACTGATAAGCCATGGTTAATAACGGCAATTCATATTTCAATATTATCAGCAGTATTGGGCACTATACATTCCATGATCTGGAGTTCAAGTGCATTACTTATTTCACTCATGAAAAAAGTAAAAAACAATACGGTAAAAACCTTGTTGAACAACAACATCATTAATGCTAAAACGTCAGTTTTACTTGTTGGATTATGCATCTTTATTAGCTTTTCTTCTATCAATAAAATTGATTTGTTCTTTTCATTAACTGCTGTCTTTATTGTGTGTGCATATTTATTATCTATCATTACATTATTAACTTTACGTGCAGAATGGGAATCTGGACAAAATATAAAAACCCTAATTGGTATTGTTGCAGCACTTACCATTTTATATTTTGCACTTGAAGGACTTGTACTGGAAATTGCGAAGCTTGTGTAG
- the rpsU gene encoding 30S ribosomal protein S21 yields the protein MSKKKSNIEINVIGSVDRALRQLKKKIEREGVVRDMKRCVYFEPKTQKRRKRLMRAIKQNMTRMITDGTYDSDAR from the coding sequence ATGTCAAAAAAGAAGTCAAATATCGAGATAAATGTGATAGGAAGCGTTGATCGCGCATTACGCCAATTGAAGAAAAAAATTGAGCGTGAAGGTGTGGTCAGAGACATGAAACGTTGTGTCTATTTTGAGCCAAAAACACAAAAACGCCGAAAACGTCTTATGCGTGCTATTAAACAAAACATGACTCGCATGATTACAGATGGCACTTATGATTCGGATGCTCGTTAA
- a CDS encoding ribosome-binding factor A, giving the protein MTNRVREIKHAQRESVLLREISNFFLRIAIDDDRLQGLQVNRVKLSADRGVCTVFFYTEKGINDFEEKRATLVLYKPSLRNALSKTLQSRRIPELRFVYDAQFAKQRHIDDLLQKLKDEGEL; this is encoded by the coding sequence ATGACTAATCGCGTACGTGAAATCAAACATGCTCAACGGGAATCAGTTCTCTTGCGCGAAATTTCAAACTTTTTTTTACGTATAGCTATTGATGACGATCGGCTACAAGGTTTGCAAGTAAATCGTGTCAAACTTTCGGCCGATCGTGGTGTTTGTACCGTCTTTTTTTATACCGAAAAAGGTATAAATGATTTTGAAGAAAAACGAGCAACACTTGTTCTATACAAACCATCTCTACGCAATGCGCTTTCCAAAACGCTACAAAGCAGACGTATACCTGAGCTGCGCTTTGTGTATGATGCACAATTTGCAAAACAACGTCATATTGATGATCTACTTCAAAAACTCAAGGATGAAGGAGAACTGTAA